A genomic region of Panulirus ornatus isolate Po-2019 chromosome 24, ASM3632096v1, whole genome shotgun sequence contains the following coding sequences:
- the LOC139756974 gene encoding LOW QUALITY PROTEIN: hexosaminidase D-like (The sequence of the model RefSeq protein was modified relative to this genomic sequence to represent the inferred CDS: deleted 1 base in 1 codon) produces the protein MRAKCRRRRVEVLVGVVMVVVAAGVVWVLLSEPKTLKPPPVFVVTPRHSHLSRVHNTPGEELHTQPGSEVPPDRMWHLDLKGGAPRVEVIERMMTLAAQAGATSVLVEWEDMFPFTGDLANLSAYNAYTFDEVKRVERAAKSAGLTMVHLMQSLGHLEYALKLPQWAGLREGESPGEACPSHPGSASLVIEAVRQLMATLPTSMIHIGADEVFTLAQCQRCQARDLAPLQLYVEHVAHVARYLKTKWGVRVLVWDDMLRHAPSHLLHTLAGLVEPTVWAYGPDVSRMVPPYILRTYSAIFPKVWLAPAFKGATGPRAIMPDVARHAANTLAWVQVGQRMRRYANMNVAGIVITGWSRYDHFAVLCELLPPSAPSLVLTLLTASRGFLTPATLHDAHVLLGCPPHVILDPARDPHLWAARDCAFPGANMASFLHRYARLRDDIRAMQREAKDTGGWLTDYNIRHNFSSPKRVREATSDLRSFTSSLRDLYGEVEPVLAQYHNNATVEEWTEQHLTPLNHTLSTLARTVAALLTHTTWPRRPLEWRPPPGT, from the exons ATGAGGGCAAAGTGTCGACGTCGACGCGTGGAAGTGTTGGtgggagtggtgatggttgtggtggctgcgggtgtggtgtgggtcttgCTCAGCGAGCCCAAAACGCTCAAGCCTCCTCCCGTCTTCGTGGTCACGCCTCGGCACAGTCACCTCTCCCGCGTGCACAACACGCCGGGGGAGGAACTGCACACGCAGCCGGGGTCAGAGGTGCCTCCAGACCGCATGTGGCATCTGGACTTGAAAGGCGGAGCTCCTCGTGTGGAGGTGATCGAGAGGATGATGACGCTGGCGGCGCAAGCCGGGGCGACGAGCGTGCTGGTGGAGTGGGAGGATATGTTCCCCTTCACGGGCGACCTGGCCAACCTCTCCGCCTACAACGCCTACACGTTTGATGAGGTGAAGCGGGTGGAGAGGGCGGCCAAGAGTGCTGGCTTGACCATGGTTCACCTGATGCAAAGCCTGGGACACCTGGAGTACGCCCTCAAGCTGCCCCAGTGGGCGGGGCTGCGAGAAGGGGAAAGCCCCGGGGAGGCGTGTCCCTCCCACCCGGGCTCAGCCAGCCTGGTCATCGAGGCCGTCAGACAACTCATGGCCACTCTGCCCACCTCCATGATTCACATTGGCGCCGATGAAGTCTTCACGTTGGCCCAGTGTCAGCGCTGCCAAGCACGTGACCTGGCACCCCTCCAGCTGTACGTGGAACACGTGGCGCACGTAGCACGGTACCTGAAGACCAAGTGGGGCGTCCGTGTGCTAGTGTGGGACGACATGCTCCGCCACGCCCCGTCCCACCTCCTACACACCCTGGCCGGCCTGGTAGAGCCCACCGTGTGGGCCTACGGTCCCGACGTGTCCCGGATGGTCCCGCCGTACATCCTACGGACGTACTCCGCCATCTTCCCTAAAGTGTGGCTGGCCCCAGCTTTTAAAGGGGCGACA GGGCCGCGCGCCATCATGCCGGATGTCGCCCGTCACGCCGCCAACACCCTGGCCTGGGTACAAGTGGGACAGCGGATGAGGCGGTACGCGAACATGAACGTGGCTGGCATTGTGATCACCGGATGGTCTCGCTATGATCACTTTGCAGTATTGTGCGAACTGCTGCCCCCGTCGGCGCCGTCACTGGTGCTCACGTTACTGACGGCCTCCCGCGGCTTCCTGACGCCCGCCACACTGCACGACGCCCACGTCCTTCTCGGCTGCCCTCCTCATGTCATTCTCGACCCCGCCAGAGACCCGCATCTCTGGGCTGCCCGCGACTGCGCCTTCCCCGGCGCCAACATGGCCTCTTTCCTTCACCGGTACGCCCGCCTGAGGGACGACATTCGGGCCATGCAGAGAGAGGCAAAGGACACGGGCGGCTGGCTCACGGACTACAATATCCGCCATAACTTTTCGTCCCCCAAGCGCGTACGCGAAGCAACGAGTGACCTGCGCAGTTTCACCTCATCTCTCAGGGACCTGTACGGCGAGGTCGAGCCGGTGTTGGCGCAGTACCACAACAACGCTACCGTGGAGGAGTGGACGGAGCAGCACTTGACGCCCCTGAACCACACGCTGTCCACCCTCGCTCGCACCGTTGCCGCACTCCTCACCCACACGACGTGGCCAAGGCGACCCCTAGAGTGGCGACCGCCCCCAGGAACGTGA